Genomic window (Spirosoma sp. KCTC 42546):
CGAAGCCCGTTTGCAGGAAAATAAAGATCGGAGTTTGCCAACGGCCAATGCGTCGCTTGCCTACTCTCGCTATAGCCTGACCGGGCCCTTTTCGTTCGGACAGGATGCGGATGGGAAAGCGCTGGTAACCATACCGGCGGGGGCTTTCAATGCGACTATTGGTGGCGTTACGGTCGCCAAGGAAATATTTGGGGGCTTTGCCGAGAAATCAGCCGAACTATCGGCTGATTTACTGGCGAAAGCTAGTCACCTGGATGCCAAGCGCAATCGGTCGGAACTGGTTTATACGGTCTCCGATGCCTATTACAATATCGTGAAGCTGATTCGCTCAGTTAGTGTGATCGAGCAGAGTATCAAACAGTTCGACGAAAAAGAGCGGGAAGCGCAGAATCTGCAAAAAGAAGGTGTTGTTACGGCCAACGAAGTATTGAAAATCCAGTTGCAGAAAAACAACCTGCAATTGAGCCGATTACAGGTCGATAAAGCACGTCAAACAGCGCTTTATAATTTCAACCTGCTCGTTGGGCTACCTGAAGACCAAACCATCACTGTCGATACAACTTTGTTGAATCCGGTAGCTACAGCCGAACCGTTGACTAGTTTCCTGACTCAGGCGGTGCAGGTTCGCCCTGAAGTACAGGCAAACGCGTTGCGTGTGCAATCGGCTGAGGCTATGCTACGAAACACCAAAAGTGTTATGTATCCGCACCTCGGCGCATCGGTTGGGTATAATTACATCAACCCAACAGCCCGACTTATTCCGGAAGGAAGTTCATTTGTGAGTGCCTGGAATATCGGTTTAGGGCTGACCTATAATATCGGATCGCTTTACAATATGAAAGGCAAACTGCATACTGCCCAAACCGCCATTGATCAGGCAAGTCTGCAAGGTCAGCAACAAACCGACCAGATTCGCTCTGAAGTTGTTACGGCGTATAACAATTACCAACTGGCTTTAGAACAGCAAAACGTAATCCGAACCGCCGTTGGCCAGGCACAGGAAAACTACCGCCTAACAGAGTCCCGCTTCCGGAACGGACTGGTTGGCTCGACCGATCTACTAGAGGCCAACAGCTTTTTGCTTCAAGCTCAACTTAATGTCATAAACGCAACCGTAGATGCGCAGCTGGCCTATCAGCGCCTGCTGAAAGCTACGGGTACAAATCTTTAAATGAATAATGGATAATGAATAATGGATAATACATAGTGCCATCATTGTTCATTTCTCATTATCCATTCCTTTTTAAATTAAAATCATGAATAAGAAAACTTTATTCCGCGTAGGGGGCATAGTAATTCTGGCAGTTGCTCTCTTTTTTGGGTACAGCGAATTCCGCTACCTCCAACGTCATGAAACAACCGATGACGCCCAGATTGACGGCGACGTAAACCCAGTGATTCCGAAAGCAAGTGGGTATGTAAAGGCCATTCGCTTCAAAGACAATCAGTTTGTTAAAGAGGGTGATACGCTTATTGTACTAGATGATGCCGATTACCGCATCCGGGTAGCACAGGCCGAAGCCGCTATACAAAGTGCGATGGCTGCCGATCGCGTGTCGCGTTCGCAGGTAGGTGTCGCGTCGGCAAGTGTGCAAAGCTCGCAGGCAAGTGTTCAAACGGCTCGTAATCAGGTGGCTACTGCCCAGGCCAACCTAGTGGCGGCTCAGGTTCGTGCCCGTAAAGCTAGTCTGGATTTTGACCGCTACAGCCGACTGCTGGCCGAGAAAACCGTTCCACAGCAGCAGTTCGACGCCATTCAGGCCGAACGTGATGCCGCTCAGGCACAAGTGCAGGCGGCTCAGGCTCAGTTACAAACGGCACAGTCGCAGGTGAATGCGGCTGGTACGCAAACGGGTGTAACGAGTTCACAACGGAAGGCAACCGAAGGACAGATTACGGTGGCACAAGCCGCTATCAAACAGCGTCAGACGGACCTGGACCTGGCTAAGTTGCAACTATCGTATACGGTTGTGCTGGCCCCGGCCTCGGGTGTTGTGTCGAAGCGTTCGGTACAGGTAGGCCAGCTGGTTCAGGCAGGACAGGCCCTTTGTTCGATTGTAGGTAACTCTTCATTATGGGTTACGGCGAACTTCAAAGAAACACAGTTAAAACAAATGCAGCCTGGT
Coding sequences:
- a CDS encoding HlyD family secretion protein → MNKKTLFRVGGIVILAVALFFGYSEFRYLQRHETTDDAQIDGDVNPVIPKASGYVKAIRFKDNQFVKEGDTLIVLDDADYRIRVAQAEAAIQSAMAADRVSRSQVGVASASVQSSQASVQTARNQVATAQANLVAAQVRARKASLDFDRYSRLLAEKTVPQQQFDAIQAERDAAQAQVQAAQAQLQTAQSQVNAAGTQTGVTSSQRKATEGQITVAQAAIKQRQTDLDLAKLQLSYTVVLAPASGVVSKRSVQVGQLVQAGQALCSIVGNSSLWVTANFKETQLKQMQPGQTVDIDVDAFEGEKLIGHVGSFAGATGAKFTLLPPDNATGNYVKVVQRIPVRIDLDKNSPLYAKLRPGMSATVAVDLQK
- a CDS encoding TolC family protein, whose translation is MKKYIIGAGLWVLSLGWATAQSAPSAMPLDKAIQLALQNNKGIKLADTRTQAAEARLQENKDRSLPTANASLAYSRYSLTGPFSFGQDADGKALVTIPAGAFNATIGGVTVAKEIFGGFAEKSAELSADLLAKASHLDAKRNRSELVYTVSDAYYNIVKLIRSVSVIEQSIKQFDEKEREAQNLQKEGVVTANEVLKIQLQKNNLQLSRLQVDKARQTALYNFNLLVGLPEDQTITVDTTLLNPVATAEPLTSFLTQAVQVRPEVQANALRVQSAEAMLRNTKSVMYPHLGASVGYNYINPTARLIPEGSSFVSAWNIGLGLTYNIGSLYNMKGKLHTAQTAIDQASLQGQQQTDQIRSEVVTAYNNYQLALEQQNVIRTAVGQAQENYRLTESRFRNGLVGSTDLLEANSFLLQAQLNVINATVDAQLAYQRLLKATGTNL